The following nucleotide sequence is from Aspergillus luchuensis IFO 4308 DNA, chromosome 1, nearly complete sequence.
AGTCCATCTCAAACTCCAACTGGTAGATATCTAGCCCTTGTCTATCTACGGATCCACCCCCACTGTCGAGGATGCGCTTCTCGCATTTGCTCTACAGCTGCCTATGCTGGAGGGAAGGACCCAGTTCAAGTCAACAACCACAGAGATTTGGTGTATAAATTGTGGAGTGGATCGggagcacacacacacaccacggTCAAGGACGGATGGCGGCCTAAAGTCGAGAATCCACAGGGCGGGGAGCTTCAGGTTCCCGGCCTGAAACGTCACTGCTCCTCGATGAGTTGGGCACACACAGCTGCATGTTTTGTCGCCCAAACTCAGGGCGTCCGTGTCAGCCAATACTCCTTTCCCGACGCTGACTTGATGAAACTACTTCTTCGTACGAGGTCACTGACGTGCAAACGGCAATCGAACTAATGATAGATCATGAATAGGGAAACTTACCACCCCGATCTATTAAGGGGATCCTTGGCTATTTGCCTATATTCTGGATACCCTAAATGACCCCATCTGAGCAAACAATGTGCCGAGGCAAATAAAGGGAAACCTTGGACAAGAAGAATCCAGAAGACGAAGCAACCACGGTCTTCTCTCATGGATCAAACCGATTACTCGATTAGATTGAACCAGCACAAGCTGTGAGACATTGCCGGGTTGCGTATGGCGTACATCATTGCGACCCAACGGAAAGTCGCTGAGGTAACCTCCCGAGTAAAGAGTGTGGATGATTCGTGGCGTCTGATATTGCTTTGAAGCTCACCCGATATTATCTCGGCAGACACAAACGCCTGGGGTGTCCTGCCCTACCCACCGTGGTTTCACAATCCCACCAGACCATGCCCCCTTCGTCCTGACTAGCATTCCTGCTACCTATCTCGTTGGTACATCGACGATAGATTAATGGGTCATGGTGATCTCAAGTCAGTATCCGGACAGCCCGGAGATAACATCGCTGGCTCAATCCAGACGCACTGCGCATCAGACTTGGTCCAAATTCTATGACTAACGTTAGAAGGTCTGACATCCTCCCATTGCACGGTGAGGTGTTGGCAATGGCAGCAGAGTCCATGCACCAACGGGAAAGTATAAACTGAGAACTACTATTGTATCGGCTACTCAACGGGGACTCTAGTTCTAACAGGAAGAAAATATTCCGTACTCGCCAATATTGCATGGCGAACCTGTTGCTTATATCAGCGCCGCCACGACAGCTGAGCCATGTGTAAGGCAGCTTCATAAACCGGTGCACTATTTCGATGAACGGTCAAAGCGAGACAACCGCCACAAAATGGATCCATGGGAAGGAGCTCACATGCACATGGATAACAGGATATTGTCAGCAGACACTGCTAGATGCAAGCAGCAGAATCTACTGGATCAGGCAGGTCGGTGtagagctgcagcagcatgcCATGATCATTCAAGCACTCTGATTTCAAGGTGCTCACAGGCGGAGCAGTAAGCCATCGGACACTACCGGGTAGTTCTGTATGTCGATAGATGACCTGGCCTGCTGCAACTTGTTGAGAGCATCGTAGTAGTAGAGGGGTTGATCCTTGTGGATGTGCACGAAACCCTGCCTGGATACGAGAATGTCTTCCCGAGTCATTCACCGAGCTCTAAACCTGTTGCTTGGCTGTCCCTGAGGTTCGTTGAACCATAGCTAGGCGGTCTCAGTAAACAAAGACCAGAGCAAGATGAACATCACGAGCAGCTAGAACCAACACCTACAATGACCATCGGCCCCAACCAAGCCATCATCACTAGCAGCCAGCacaaaagataagaaaaacaGGCCTTCAAAATGGTAAATCGTACATGAAGTCACCTAGTTACTATACAAGGTATCCATCCCAAAGTCGCGACATAAAACATACAAAGCATGGGATGAGACACAGCGCGACTGACCAAACTCCGCTATAAATGCAAAACCACAAGAATCAAAAGTAATCCATCTATCATCCTTCCCTCTCGATGTAAAGTCCTTAGCGAATACGGCACAAGACCAAACcacccagcttcttctccacacaTTCTCTAGCTTCCAAGATACCCCGGTCCGTAGAGATATACAAGCTCTCACCAGGCGAGCGAATACCCTCAACAGTGTTATCCCGCTCACCGCGAATCACCCGACGCAGACCAGCCACATCGATCGTCACTCGTCGTGTCGGCTTGCTAACCATGCTCAACTTGCCCAGCACGGGCTCGCTCTGCCAGTACTTCAGACCAAGCCAGAGTCGTCGGGTAGCGACGTTACTTTGAGTCACGGGCTCGATGCCTTCGACCTCATCGATTGGGTTCGGGTTGCCGAGGATAGGGTGTACAGGGGGAGGAGTCGGGCCTCCGCGGACGACGGAGGAGAGGTAGCCATCGTTTTGGAGCGCGAGGGCGAGTTTCAGGTGGAGCTTGgagttggggatggaggtgaggcCGAGACGGGCTTTGCAGGCATTGTTCAGGTGCGAGCAGACGTGGGCGAGGTTGACGAGAGACATCTTGAAAAGAGGTTTGGCCCGGGGGCCTGTGGTGTGCGGAGGACGGGGATAAAGTGACTGGGTCGGAGTGAGCAAACTTGCGCGGCAActggagctggtggaggGTTGGATGTACCTGTTGCGGTGGGCGGAGAGGATTAATTGAAGGTCACTCGAATCTCTATCGATTCAATCtagaacagcagcagcaatggtCGGATTTGAGGTCCCGCTGGCAGACAATCTCCGATGATGCGGAAGCTCAGATGAAATTTTCGGAGGAACATAAACGCGGCGCCGAAAAGGTTTACTGCCTCAGGCACGAATATTTCTTGTGACATCTCCGGCGGCAGCGAATCAGCGGCCAGAAGCTCTCTCAGCCGCTCTGTAGCCGCCGGGCTTCTGCATCACGCTGCATCGCTGCATCTTACAGGCCGGTGTGAATTCCCCTCTTGTCCAGGTATAAATCATGGCGCTGTCGTCTCCCCCCAATTCCCGCTTCGTGCGGaattcatcttcttttcttctcttcttcaacacgCCCTGGTGGCCTTATCGACGTTGATCGCCCATTATGCCGCCGTTATCGGGTGAAGAGCGTATACTAACTGTGTGAGTAGCGCTACCCCGCAGATCTCAGCTGCAGTAGCTGTATCACATCTTGTTGCCTGGTGCTTGCTAACCGCCGTGTAGCTTTGCGGATATTCACTATTACTTTGCAGCGCCATGTCCGAAGCCCGTCCATCACCGGTTTGATAAGGGCTgctatctatatctatatctcaACAGCGCTCTGCAAAAGATCAGGATTGAGGTCGCAAACAACCCGGGGACTCCGGAGCAGGATGCTTTCAATGGcggttagtagtagtacctcAGTCATTATGCTGGCTCATTGCTAAACGCCTGTAGCTCTGgacaacatccacctccgaCATTCGACTAAATTCCCGACTCTCTGCACTGTGACCGTGGACGGACAGGTGCCGAGTCCACCCCAAGGCCAACCGGCATTTCCGCCGCCACCGGGCGCCATTTCAAGCGAATGGCAACTGCCTGGTAACGATTCACCGGCCCTATTCCGCCTGCACACTCTAGACATATACTTCTGGACGACGGAGGACGTCAATCAGTTCCTAGATCTGGTGGAGCGTCATCTCTCGCAGTCACAAATCGAGACAGACCGacatcccttcccccctccaccacaaaGCACCGTCAGTTCTGTTgtgcagcagctggaaaaCGTAGCCATCACCGATCCTGGCTACCAGAATGGACAGACTCGCAATTCTCAAGCCGAGGTTGTGTCTAACCCCGTGCCTAGCTACCAAGCCATCACACCACCGAGcaacctccctcctccccctccactaGGCGGCTTAGCGACAACTGCCCAGCCAGTCATGCCTGGAATTCATTCTGTAGCCAGCGAACAACAGGATGCTACTCCGCCGGAACCAACTCCCGCCCCTCTACCCTACAATCCCGCTGCACCCCCGGCGCCAGAGCCTATCAGACACCGAGAGAAAACCCCTCCCCCAGAGGACGCAGAGACAGGAACCGGCCTTgcggcagctgcagctgTCGACAACGGTCTTGCTTATCCTCAGTCCTCCCAAATGCCTCCGGGGGTAGCcgccacagcaacagcaccatcAGCAACAAGAGGTCTATCcgcccctccacctccaccaggGCCCGCCCCGCCCTACAGCATGCCTGGGAACTACGTGCCCCCTGGACCTCCGAGTGCTGGCCTCTCCTCATTCCCACCTTCCATGCCTAGCCCAGGTCTGCCCTCCTACTCTGCCTCGTTCCTATCAGGCGAGAGCCTCAGCCATCCAATCGGCACAAATCAGTCACTCCCAgggccaccaccacagcagcagcagcagcagcagcaacgcaTGTCCTTCGCCCCGCCTCCCACCGACCCCAATGCGCACCTCtacggcggaggcggaggcggagcaGGAGCGGGACCGACTCCCGGCATATACAGAACGTCAACCGACTCATCGTCGACATCTACCCCGCCAATGCAGTTGTCGCTAGGCGGATATTCGACCTTCTCGTATGAACAGCAGGGGCCCAAACGCAGCGCCACGGTGTCAGGGAACGAGTACAATGTTCACAATCAATTGTATCAGCCGACGGCGCAGGAGTCGATCTCCCCGCATCAGAAGTATGCCAAGGAGGCGATGGTCAAGCCGGGGGATCCGCATCGGCCGCAGTATTTTGTGAAGAGTGCGTATAAGGTGGAGCACGGGGTGAATCGGTtcttgaagaagttggagaagaagttgtaATCGCCTCATTTCTTTTACGTCTTGTTATGGCATGATGGTTTGTGGGAATCATTTATACTGGCGTTGAAATGCTTCTACATAGTATCCTTTGGTTCACACGTTTGATTCAACAGCGATTAATTCCATTCCATACACATTTACGTTCACATTCTTCATCAACACATCAATCCATAACATACGACACCCCAGGGAGAACATCCctatccaccaccaccaccgcccctTAAACATTCAATAAACAATATCAATCACTCCTCTAACCCCTTAACAAACAAAAggatccctccccccctccctccaccttctaAACTCCAACACCCTCTCAACCCTCCccgcaacctcctccccccaaataCTCTCCACCCACGCAAACATCAAATCCACACCGGCACTCACACCAGCCGAACTCCACACCTCTACCCCAGCAGACTTATCAACCACCCACCTCGCCTCCCTCACCCACTCCACGCGGGGAGCATCCCTGACCACACTCTCCCAATCATTCTTATTCGTCGTAGCCCTCTTCCCATCCAGCACTCCCGCCCTCGCAGCTAACTTCCCCCCCGTACACACAGTCAACAGGTACTTGAGGGACGGGTAGACGGAGCGTATGTACTCGATGTGTTCGGGGAGCGGGGCGCGAGTGCCCCAGCCTccggggatgaggaggacgtcgagcggcggagaggaggtgaGGGTTGCTGTTGGGAGGATGGATTGGGAGAGGgcgttggggagggagggggggagggtggatatgggggtgagggtggtggagaggagggttagGGATATGGGTggagttggggaggggagggtatctggggtgttggtgttggtggaccAGGAGAGGACGTTGAGGACGTCGAGGGGACCGAAGACGTCGAGGGCTTGGAAGCccgggaagaggaggacgccGATGCGGaggcgtggtggtggtggtggtggtgatgtagttgttgtggtggtgggagagtctggggtggtggtgttaaCGTCAATGGTAattgggatgtggagggggagcgggggagggggggggatgTACCTGTCATAGTGGGGTGATAGTGTAGTAGTTGAGATCGGAGAGATGGTTatggggtggtgatgtggaTAGTAGTTATGAGATAGGATCAGACGAGTGAGTTATGAAGAGGGCAGATGACGCCTTTAATACTCCAGTGCTCACTATTTCTATTGCTGTTATAATTACCTACTATAGAAGGAACAAAGTACTGCCAGGAACTAATCCAATCTAGAATAAACAGGTACAGGCACGTGCTATTCTGTTCCGTGAATCACAGCAACGAATCTGACCTCAGCAGTTAGTAGAGCAGTATTGAGCATATTTATTCACCGGATGCCCAGTTTATTTACTGTGTGCACGTACGGCTTGGAATCCGCTTCGTGAGCTGACTATCTCCCTGTGGtctggtgatgatgctatcTATCACATGGTAAGTTGATTTTAAATCGGATCGAATGGAATTGGATTCGGAGtcaatataattagaatcaGTAATTTGAggtggagagaaggaagaatcCTTTCATGGGCGAAGGATCATACTGCTGTACTGTGTAGGGCGTGACATGCAGTCGAGCGcattattagtaaatatgTGCTCGTGGTTCTCCCAAGGTAGACGCTGTCGTGGTCTAGAACAATGCTGCAGGCTGTAGCTGTGTTCTACTTAGCTGTTGGCTTGATCACGAAGATCCATTATGTAAGTAGGAAATGTTGCTGTGTGTACTGCCATGTTATGATAAGATTAACAAACTATCATTTACTGAATACCAATAATTTACACCAAAGCATAAAATAATCAAGGATAAGAATATGCCAGAGGACCCAGTACTATGCAAGATgcagtactccgtacacatCGCTAAGATCACATCCGAATCAACTCCACCTGCAATGCTCCGACATGCACGTCGTCGGTCTTGTTCGACTGTCAACAAGGGGCTTTCCACACCAAGATCCCGAAAGATAACCCGAGACCAAAATGGAAGACAGagaagccaagaagcagagaagaagggtAAAGCCCAACAATAAAATCAATATCAAGAACACGTGGAGACAAGCATATGTACTTGGTCGCATCACGATTATCAAGGGTATAAAAAGATATGTCACGAGAAAGAaacgagaagagaagaattcATTTTAACTGGTCAAGTGCTCCGCAGAGAGTCAGTTGAGAGAGAGCTTGCCCATGTCAACATCAACCTCGCCCGACTGGGCCTCGACAACCTCAGGAGCCTCGGCGACAACCTCAGTAGAAGCCTCAGTAGCTTCCTTAGCAGGAGCTTCGGGCTCAGTGACCTCCTTAGTCTCGGGCACCTCAATGGCTGGCTCTTCCGCCGGCACGGTGGCCTCAGCAACGGGCTCAGTCTCAGCAACCGCAGGGAGGTCGGTAGCTTGTTCCTCAGCGGCTTCAGCAACCTCGGTAGCATCGACTTCAGGGGCAGCCTCGGCGACGGGAGCGgcagcttcagcttcaggCTCGACGGAGGTCTCAACGGGCTCCTGAACGGGTTCCAGCACAGGCTCCTGCGCGGGAGCTTCCTCGACAACCTCAACAGGCTTCTCTGGGACAGCAGGGGCCTCAGAAACGACCTCGACCGGCTGCTCGGCCTTCGCCTCAGGCGCAGGCTTCTCCAGCGGCTTGCCTTGCTCGACCTTGGTCGGACGGGACGTGCGGGTATCCAGCTTAGAGGGAACTCGTCTAGGCGCCCGGGCCGGCTTGGTGGCCCGCGGAGGGCTCTTGACCTCAACCTTGTCGTGCGTCTTACTAGCAGAGCTAGCTGTGGGGCGCATCATGCGAGCCAGGAATCCCTCGTCAACCGGTCTGGAACTCGTGTTGCTCACACGGGAATGAGGGCGTTCGCTTCCGCTAGGAGGGGAGGTACGAGACGACGGCTTGCGCGCGGTGGAAGCGGTCGGAGTGATCGCGCGCTTCTGGGTTGCAGTGGTCGAGCTCTTCAGAGTGGACGGCTTGCGGGTCAGAGTAGACGTGGTGGTCTTCTTGGCGGTAGACGAAGTCGACGCCGTTGTCGAAGCCGGGCGAGTGGGGTTGGCGGCCGCTTTGGTGGTGCGAGATGCGGTCGAGGCTGTCGGCTTCGTCAGGTCGCGAGCAGGCACAGAGGGCCGTGCAGGCTTGGTGACGGGCTTCGTCGCAGTGTTCAGGGATGTCCGGCTCGGCTTGTGTGCGACCTTGGGGGCTTCGAGGGTCGCAGTCTTCGTCGCCGTCGGCCGGACCGCCCGTGTAGTCCGAGTAGTCTTGTCCTCGGTTTTGGCGGGAGAGGTGGGGGTACGGGGTTGCGCTGGCGACTTGGAAGCAGGCTTGGGTGCCGTCTTTCCCACCTGGATAGTGGATGGTCGCTTTGTGACTGTCTTGGTCGGCGTCGGCTTAGGGGTGGAGACCTTGCTGGCCTTAATAGGAGAAGCTGGGGCTGGCgtagcagcaggaggagcagcaggtgCAGGGGTCTCCTCGATGACCTCTTCTGAGGGCTTTTCGGGCTCTACCGGGGCAGGCTCAACTTTCTCAGACACATCATTCTGCGATGTGTCCGAGGCCGCAACGGGCTGTTCGGTGATCTTCTGAGGGAAGCCGTTGCTGGTTGGTGACACAGACAACGGACTTCTCAAGCCACCCTCGAAATCCTCCGAATTGAAGCTCCTGACCCGAGAGGGAGCAGCAGGGCTATCGCTGCGACCACTCACGCTGCGAAGCCCTGCGACAGGGTTCGGCTGGGTGGCTCCATCGACAGCGATGAAGCTAGCGCGCACCTTGGACAAGGGTCTGGCAGTTGCGGAATGCTCGGAGCCAGCGGGAGATCGACCgcgggagggaggggaagtagtGTTGTTCTGGTTGTTCTCGAACCTAGCGAGAAGGTTGCGCACACCAGGATGGCCGCCTGTCTCGTTCATGATGGCGGCTCGTTTGGGCGACAAGTGGCGGAAGCGGGAGGTCAGTAGAGGGTATTGATCGTGACGGATGGgactggggaggggagaatcGGAGCTCGAGGGGTTGGTCAAAGAATCGACGGAGGTGGAGATGCGAAGAGGAGATTCAGCGCTTCGCACGGATGAAGCGAAGGAATCGGAGGGCATTCACAAGGATGAATGAACGCGTCccagaaagaggagggacgGGGGTGACGTGAGATAAACAGTAGACCCAATCTGTTAACAACACGCGGGAGGCAAACAGTGGTTCGGTAGTGGGGGGAAACAAAGTCAATGCAGGTGAGACAATGTAACCGCGGTGGACACAACCATGGTGGACAAAGAGGGAATTGGAGTGAGGAAGCTGTGAatagaatgaatgaatgaatggtgggggggatgaggaagagtaggtgagaagagagaaaagaaagagaagaaaaagaggaggaggaggaggaagaggaagaaagagagacactTCCAACtaaagagaggaaagtggagagagagagaaagcaaCGAGGCCCCGACGCCTGAGGCAGCGGGTTCAGGGGTCGGATCCGCGGCTTCAAGTTGATGGCGCTCCGTCTCAGATTCGCTTTCTCGTCGGTCTCTGCCTGGATGGCCTTACGTATTATTGAATAATCACCACCCAGAATACCTAATaatccctctcttccttttggtGGATGCTTCCCACCTCACCCCCCCTTGACCTGATAGTCTCCGGCACTATTGACCTCCCCCAGGGAATGACTCTCGTCCTTTCTTTTGCGATCGACGGAATAATCGGCACCAACTCCTTGCAAAGTTCATACACAGTCAATACTGATGCGGTGCTAGTGATGATCCTATTGCTG
It contains:
- a CDS encoding mitochondrial 37S ribosomal protein uS8m (BUSCO:EOG092650I8;~COG:J;~EggNog:ENOG410PPXD;~InterPro:IPR035987,IPR000630;~PFAM:PF00410;~go_component: GO:0005840 - ribosome [Evidence IEA];~go_function: GO:0003735 - structural constituent of ribosome [Evidence IEA];~go_process: GO:0006412 - translation [Evidence IEA]) — its product is MSLVNLAHVCSHLNNACKARLGLTSIPNSKLHLKLALALQNDGYLSSVVRGGPTPPPVHPILGNPNPIDEVEGIEPVTQSNVATRRLWLGLKYWQSEPVLGKLSMVSKPTRRVTIDVAGLRRVIRGERDNTVEGIRSPGESLYISTDRGILEARECVEKKLGGLVLCRIR
- a CDS encoding uncharacterized protein (COG:S;~EggNog:ENOG410PPBB) — protein: MPPLSGEERILTVFADIHYYFAAPCPKPVHHRFDKGCYLYLYLNSALQKIRIEVANNPGTPEQDAFNGALDNIHLRHSTKFPTLCTVTVDGQVPSPPQGQPAFPPPPGAISSEWQLPGNDSPALFRLHTLDIYFWTTEDVNQFLDLVERHLSQSQIETDRHPFPPPPQSTVSSVVQQLENVAITDPGYQNGQTRNSQAEVVSNPVPSYQAITPPSNLPPPPPLGGLATTAQPVMPGIHSVASEQQDATPPEPTPAPLPYNPAAPPAPEPIRHREKTPPPEDAETGTGLAAAAAVDNGLAYPQSSQMPPGVAATATAPSATRGLSAPPPPPGPAPPYSMPGNYVPPGPPSAGLSSFPPSMPSPGLPSYSASFLSGESLSHPIGTNQSLPGPPPQQQQQQQQRMSFAPPPTDPNAHLYGGGGGGAGAGPTPGIYRTSTDSSSTSTPPMQLSLGGYSTFSYEQQGPKRSATVSGNEYNVHNQLYQPTAQESISPHQKYAKEAMVKPGDPHRPQYFVKSAYKVEHGVNRFLKKLEKKL
- a CDS encoding DJ-1/PfpI family protein (COG:S;~EggNog:ENOG410PNEI;~InterPro:IPR002818,IPR029062;~PFAM:PF01965); its protein translation is MTDSPTTTTTTSPPPPPPRLRIGVLLFPGFQALDVFGPLDVLNVLSWSTNTNTPDTLPSPTPPISLTLLSTTLTPISTLPPSLPNALSQSILPTATLTSSPPLDVLLIPGGWGTRAPLPEHIEYIRSVYPSLKYLLTVCTGGKLAARAGVLDGKRATTNKNDWESVVRDAPRVEWVREARWVVDKSAGVEVWSSAGVSAGVDLMFAWVESIWGEEVAGRVERVLEFRRWREGGRDPFVC
- a CDS encoding uncharacterized protein (COG:S;~EggNog:ENOG410PSWT), which encodes MPSDSFASSVRSAESPLRISTSVDSLTNPSSSDSPLPSPIRHDQYPLLTSRFRHLSPKRAAIMNETGGHPGVRNLLARFENNQNNTTSPPSRGRSPAGSEHSATARPLSKVRASFIAVDGATQPNPVAGLRSVSGRSDSPAAPSRVRSFNSEDFEGGLRSPLSVSPTSNGFPQKITEQPVAASDTSQNDVSEKVEPAPVEPEKPSEEVIEETPAPAAPPAATPAPASPIKASKVSTPKPTPTKTVTKRPSTIQVGKTAPKPASKSPAQPRTPTSPAKTEDKTTRTTRAVRPTATKTATLEAPKVAHKPSRTSLNTATKPVTKPARPSVPARDLTKPTASTASRTTKAAANPTRPASTTASTSSTAKKTTTSTLTRKPSTLKSSTTATQKRAITPTASTARKPSSRTSPPSGSERPHSRVSNTSSRPVDEGFLARMMRPTASSASKTHDKVEVKSPPRATKPARAPRRVPSKLDTRTSRPTKVEQGKPLEKPAPEAKAEQPVEVVSEAPAVPEKPVEVVEEAPAQEPVLEPVQEPVETSVEPEAEAAAPVAEAAPEVDATEVAEAAEEQATDLPAVAETEPVAEATVPAEEPAIEVPETKEVTEPEAPAKEATEASTEVVAEAPEVVEAQSGEVDVDMGKLSLN